The Methanobacterium sp. BAmetb5 genome includes a region encoding these proteins:
- a CDS encoding RNA-binding protein: protein MKSDEQLEKDVVVLLVKFKEKMDENGLEKVKPEILGVEEIEKTFNHIGIWFYIMQSEYFDTVTVEMDTDPAKAIEELRKTHTVAIKKAIPLDSIVSAPPGLVISTIQKLVQVKVAKNESFTVKCKLRDNGYTLKGKENMNSAELLSSQIASILCRELDLEHDDRDSDWIVQIEELGDTTGIAVCRWKDFLIKD from the coding sequence ATGAAAAGTGATGAACAGTTAGAAAAAGATGTTGTTGTTCTGTTGGTAAAATTTAAAGAAAAAATGGATGAAAATGGCCTGGAAAAAGTGAAACCAGAAATTTTGGGGGTGGAAGAAATTGAAAAAACCTTCAATCACATTGGAATCTGGTTTTATATTATGCAATCAGAATATTTTGACACAGTAACCGTGGAAATGGATACTGATCCTGCCAAAGCCATTGAAGAGCTAAGAAAAACTCATACCGTGGCTATTAAAAAGGCAATACCCCTGGATTCCATAGTATCCGCACCGCCTGGGCTAGTAATTAGCACTATCCAGAAATTGGTACAAGTCAAGGTTGCCAAAAATGAATCGTTTACTGTGAAATGTAAGTTAAGGGACAATGGTTACACGTTGAAGGGTAAGGAGAATATGAATTCTGCTGAGTTACTCTCCAGTCAGATAGCCAGTATATTGTGTCGTGAGCTGGATCTGGAACACGATGACCGGGATTCTGATTGGATAGTACAGATAGAAGAATTGGGTGACACCACTGGAATTGCGGTTTGCCGTTGGAAAGATTTTTTGATTAAAGATTAA
- a CDS encoding methyl-coenzyme M reductase family protein: MYRILHFSGGVHKFDLLAEHVDDVGGLLFQENHLHISRGNYFLSEEIQVIFMVPPNEVSSIKGLAREIKGEIQEIEVEEPLKRNLHYLMDVHNVLCKNGRWMSLENILKSSESSQENMLESETDIIISAELEELQECIELMLSLELVEKREIKGKLEYQSKI, encoded by the coding sequence ATGTACAGAATATTACATTTTAGTGGTGGTGTGCACAAGTTCGACCTCCTAGCTGAGCATGTGGATGATGTGGGAGGATTGTTATTCCAAGAAAACCACTTGCATATCAGCCGGGGAAACTACTTTCTATCCGAAGAAATTCAGGTTATTTTTATGGTTCCTCCCAATGAAGTATCCAGTATAAAGGGACTAGCCAGGGAGATAAAGGGAGAAATTCAGGAAATTGAAGTTGAAGAACCATTAAAAAGAAACCTTCACTACCTAATGGATGTTCACAATGTCCTTTGTAAGAATGGTAGATGGATGAGCCTGGAAAATATCTTAAAATCATCTGAATCCAGTCAAGAGAATATGCTTGAATCTGAAACAGATATTATTATTTCTGCTGAATTAGAAGAATTACAAGAATGTATAGAGTTAATGCTGTCCCTTGAACTTGTTGAAAAACGTGAAATAAAGGGAAAACTGGAGTATCAATCCAAGATATAG
- a CDS encoding TIGR00304 family protein has protein sequence MIKGQTIILIGIVAVVVGMLLIFIGSTFLSSGKTDSNDNSKVSTGGVILVGPIPIVFGNDKSMVSIALVGAIILMILAYILFYRGHL, from the coding sequence ATGATAAAAGGACAAACAATCATTTTAATAGGCATAGTGGCCGTAGTTGTGGGTATGCTCCTTATATTCATAGGCAGTACTTTCCTATCATCAGGAAAAACGGACAGCAACGACAATAGTAAGGTCAGCACGGGCGGGGTAATTTTAGTAGGTCCCATACCAATTGTATTTGGTAATGATAAAAGTATGGTCTCCATTGCCCTAGTGGGCGCGATAATCCTGATGATACTGGCTTACATCCTGTTTTACCGGGGACATCTTTAA
- a CDS encoding glycosyltransferase family 2 protein: MKVSVVIPALNEEGIVGKTVRSVPIKKLNDIGLETEIVVVDNASTDNTSKEASEAGARVVLETNRGYGNAYLRGFKEATGDILVMGDADGTYPFDEMVEFIQPILKGDAEFVMGSRLKGDIRPGAMPALHKYIGNPFLTWVLNVLFHTGISDAHCGMRAMTKEAWGKLNLKTSGMEFASEMVIEASRQKLRIAEIPITYYPREGESKLSSFSDGWRHLRFMMLYRPGPFLLIPGVIALVFGAALTLLVWIQGISRMHSLILGGILVLTGYQLLLSWFYFGAFGATYGYSSSSGIKKKLMSYHSLEKELLLGVIFLAGGIILGLYVIANWSTGGFGALYQVQTTVVAMILSLLGIQTIFSGMFLSLLLLNKGD; this comes from the coding sequence ATGAAAGTTTCTGTCGTTATCCCCGCTCTGAATGAAGAAGGAATTGTGGGAAAAACTGTTCGTTCAGTGCCCATCAAAAAACTCAATGATATTGGACTTGAAACAGAAATAGTAGTTGTGGATAATGCATCTACTGACAATACATCTAAAGAAGCTTCGGAAGCTGGAGCCAGGGTTGTTTTAGAAACCAACCGGGGTTATGGTAATGCTTACCTGCGCGGTTTTAAGGAAGCCACTGGGGATATACTGGTAATGGGAGATGCAGATGGGACCTATCCTTTTGATGAAATGGTTGAATTTATCCAACCAATTTTAAAGGGTGATGCCGAGTTTGTAATGGGTTCCCGGTTAAAGGGAGATATACGTCCCGGAGCAATGCCTGCCCTTCATAAATACATAGGCAATCCCTTTCTCACCTGGGTGTTAAACGTACTATTCCACACGGGAATTTCCGATGCCCACTGTGGTATGAGGGCCATGACTAAAGAAGCATGGGGTAAATTAAATTTAAAAACCAGCGGGATGGAATTTGCTTCGGAAATGGTGATAGAAGCATCCCGCCAAAAATTAAGAATTGCTGAAATCCCCATTACCTACTACCCTCGCGAAGGTGAATCAAAACTCAGTTCATTTTCAGATGGATGGAGACATCTACGTTTTATGATGCTCTACCGGCCTGGACCATTCCTATTAATACCCGGAGTTATAGCTCTCGTTTTTGGAGCTGCCCTAACCTTGCTGGTATGGATTCAAGGAATATCCAGAATGCACTCCCTCATCTTGGGCGGTATTCTAGTATTAACCGGATATCAGTTACTCCTTTCATGGTTCTACTTTGGAGCCTTTGGTGCTACCTACGGTTATTCCAGTAGCTCTGGAATTAAGAAGAAATTGATGAGTTACCATTCATTAGAGAAGGAACTGCTTTTAGGAGTCATTTTTCTGGCCGGAGGGATAATCCTTGGGCTTTACGTTATTGCTAACTGGAGCACCGGAGGTTTTGGTGCACTATACCAGGTGCAAACCACAGTGGTGGCCATGATCCTCTCACTGTTAGGTATCCAGACCATTTTTTCCGGAATGTTCTTAAGTTTACTGCTGTTAAATAAAGGGGATTAA
- a CDS encoding glycosyltransferase: MKIAYVYDAAYPWVKGGAEKRIYDLALRMAQKGHEIHCYSWGWWWAEEGKKDIILDGIHMHGVGEPRELYTNNRRSISEAILFAFKLMPSLWKEKFDVVDCQGFPFFSCFPAKFHSLRGKSFLIITALEVWGDYWYNYLGFMGFFGKVLEKIIYHLSDHIICISPKTEKDLKNIRKTGHSMVIPPGINFKEIEQISPKNEELDLIFAGRLIKEKRVDLLIRSLSTVKKTNPHVKCLIIGDGPEMDKLRGLVQELDLLNNVKFMGFLENVSDLFGFMKASSVFVLPSEREGFGMVVVEANACGIPVVVVEGSMNAAADLVQEGVNGFITPPREKDMALKINQALKERDKLKTNCIESAWKYDWNEIVSNLEAYYQNSINE; encoded by the coding sequence ATGAAAATTGCCTATGTTTACGATGCAGCCTATCCATGGGTTAAAGGTGGTGCTGAGAAAAGGATATATGACTTAGCACTTAGAATGGCTCAAAAAGGCCATGAAATACACTGTTACTCCTGGGGATGGTGGTGGGCTGAAGAAGGAAAGAAGGATATTATCTTGGATGGCATTCACATGCACGGAGTGGGTGAACCCCGAGAACTTTACACAAACAACCGCAGATCCATTAGTGAAGCCATACTATTTGCATTTAAATTAATGCCCAGCCTCTGGAAAGAAAAATTTGATGTGGTGGACTGTCAGGGGTTTCCGTTCTTCTCCTGCTTCCCGGCCAAGTTTCATTCCCTGAGGGGCAAATCATTCTTAATAATCACTGCCCTGGAGGTCTGGGGTGATTACTGGTATAACTACCTGGGATTCATGGGATTTTTTGGTAAAGTTCTGGAAAAGATAATTTACCATCTCAGTGATCATATAATCTGCATATCCCCTAAAACTGAAAAGGACCTTAAAAATATCAGAAAAACTGGCCACTCAATGGTAATCCCTCCTGGCATCAATTTTAAGGAAATAGAACAGATCTCCCCTAAAAATGAGGAATTGGATTTGATCTTCGCGGGCCGACTTATAAAGGAAAAACGTGTAGATTTACTGATCCGCAGCCTTTCCACGGTCAAAAAAACCAATCCCCATGTAAAATGCTTGATAATTGGTGATGGACCCGAAATGGATAAACTTAGAGGATTGGTCCAGGAACTGGATCTTTTAAACAATGTAAAATTTATGGGATTCCTGGAAAATGTTTCGGATCTATTTGGTTTCATGAAGGCTTCCAGTGTTTTCGTGCTTCCATCGGAGAGGGAAGGTTTTGGCATGGTTGTAGTGGAGGCCAATGCCTGTGGCATTCCAGTGGTGGTTGTAGAAGGCTCAATGAACGCTGCAGCTGACCTGGTACAGGAAGGAGTTAATGGATTTATAACACCACCCCGTGAAAAAGATATGGCACTTAAAATAAATCAAGCCTTAAAAGAAAGGGATAAACTAAAGACAAACTGTATTGAGTCTGCCTGGAAATATGACTGGAATGAAATTGTATCCAATTTAGAGGCTTATTATCAAAATTCCATTAATGAATAA
- a CDS encoding glycosyltransferase family 4 protein, whose product MKIMQTPIRFYPFIGGVENYVYYLSQELVKKGHQVRVLCANEPPSSREETVEDIQVKRINYLGKIANTNLTPGLPYALSKENFDVIHTHIPTPWSADWSYMASKFKNKPLIVTYHNDIIGNGAAHYIAKLYNSTALKLLLNHASKIIITQPDYLQSSPYLKRYEDKIEVIPNGVDVRKFKPLNLTKEAHSLFFLSLLDEFHQYKGLDYLLKSLKIVKEEVNDVKLVVGGEGKLLDYYQKMAKDLGLENNVEFHGFIPHEKIVEYYNKCRAFVLPSISSKQEGFGIVALEALACETPVISTDIVGVSDDLKEVNAGIIIPPRDVEKLAQAIVDLLTNQELSEKMGIRGRKLVQEKYTWLKIAEMAENLYERVL is encoded by the coding sequence ATGAAGATAATGCAAACTCCAATCAGGTTTTATCCCTTCATTGGAGGGGTGGAGAATTATGTTTACTATCTTTCCCAGGAACTGGTAAAAAAAGGACACCAAGTAAGGGTTTTATGTGCCAATGAACCCCCATCATCAAGGGAAGAAACAGTTGAAGATATCCAAGTAAAGAGGATTAATTACTTGGGGAAAATAGCCAATACCAACCTAACACCGGGATTGCCCTATGCCCTAAGTAAAGAAAATTTTGATGTTATTCATACCCACATCCCCACTCCCTGGAGTGCTGACTGGAGTTATATGGCATCGAAATTTAAAAATAAACCATTGATAGTTACTTATCACAATGATATCATTGGGAATGGGGCAGCTCACTATATCGCTAAATTATACAATAGTACTGCCCTGAAATTATTATTGAACCATGCCTCAAAAATTATCATCACTCAACCAGATTATTTACAGTCCTCACCTTATTTAAAGAGATATGAGGATAAAATTGAAGTAATACCCAATGGAGTGGATGTCAGGAAATTCAAACCCCTGAACTTGACCAAAGAAGCCCATTCCCTATTTTTCCTGAGCCTTTTAGATGAATTCCACCAGTATAAAGGTTTAGATTATCTACTGAAATCTTTAAAAATTGTCAAAGAAGAAGTGAATGATGTTAAACTGGTAGTGGGTGGAGAAGGAAAATTACTGGACTATTACCAGAAAATGGCCAAGGATCTTGGGTTAGAAAATAATGTGGAATTCCATGGATTCATTCCCCACGAAAAAATAGTGGAGTATTATAATAAATGCCGTGCCTTTGTACTCCCTTCCATCTCATCAAAACAGGAAGGTTTTGGAATTGTTGCCCTTGAAGCTCTCGCTTGTGAAACTCCAGTGATAAGTACTGATATTGTGGGGGTTTCAGATGATTTGAAGGAGGTTAATGCCGGTATAATAATACCTCCCCGGGATGTGGAGAAATTAGCACAGGCCATTGTTGATCTGTTAACCAACCAGGAATTATCTGAAAAAATGGGAATAAGAGGAAGAAAACTGGTTCAAGAGAAATATACCTGGTTAAAAATTGCTGAAATGGCTGAAAATCTTTATGAAAGGGTGCTTTAA
- a CDS encoding glycosyltransferase family 4 protein, which yields MKICLISNLYPPNVLGGAEVSVKKVSEELVKKGHEVIVITTPFSENDVEIINGVKIYQVKPLNLYEIYHHPNQSMLLKPLWHIIDLWNPYDERIIKNILKTENPDIVHIHNFKGLSLSSFAPAKSLKIPLVFTAHDYSLVCMRANLLNSSGEICKNPSALCKIYNQIQKHLAKNKVDLLISPSQFVINKLKSNGLFKDVKSKKIPLGIELKDNEKFEKDYSQTNILYVGNLGEHKGVHILLKAFRKIENMNIRLDIVGKGLCSEKLKSMSENDNRIKFHDFLEGKELIKMYQQANLTVVPSIWYDNSPMVIYESFSCRTPVIGSKIGGIPELIEDGFNGYLFEAGNVNELQKLLENLIDSPETLKKLEQGTYESVQRYTMDKHIKQLEREYQKLAK from the coding sequence ATGAAAATTTGTTTAATATCAAATTTATATCCGCCCAATGTATTGGGTGGTGCTGAAGTAAGTGTTAAAAAAGTTTCAGAGGAACTAGTGAAAAAAGGACACGAAGTAATAGTTATTACCACCCCTTTCAGTGAAAATGATGTGGAAATCATTAATGGCGTGAAAATTTACCAGGTTAAACCTTTAAATCTTTACGAAATTTACCATCATCCTAACCAATCAATGTTACTCAAACCATTATGGCATATAATAGATTTATGGAACCCCTACGATGAAAGAATCATTAAAAACATATTGAAAACAGAAAATCCAGATATTGTTCATATTCATAACTTCAAAGGATTATCACTTTCTTCATTTGCACCGGCTAAAAGTTTGAAAATTCCCCTGGTTTTCACGGCCCATGATTATTCTCTGGTTTGCATGAGGGCCAATTTATTAAATAGTTCAGGAGAGATCTGCAAAAATCCATCGGCACTTTGTAAAATCTACAATCAAATCCAAAAACATCTGGCCAAGAACAAAGTAGATCTGTTAATATCACCTTCACAATTCGTCATAAATAAATTAAAATCAAATGGTCTCTTTAAAGATGTTAAATCTAAAAAAATCCCCTTGGGGATTGAGTTAAAGGACAACGAAAAATTTGAAAAAGATTACTCCCAGACGAATATACTCTATGTGGGCAATTTAGGTGAACATAAAGGTGTTCACATACTCTTAAAAGCCTTCAGGAAAATTGAAAATATGAATATACGCCTGGATATTGTTGGGAAAGGGTTATGCAGCGAAAAATTAAAGTCAATGTCCGAAAATGATAATCGGATTAAATTCCACGACTTTCTTGAGGGAAAAGAACTTATAAAAATGTATCAACAGGCCAACTTAACTGTAGTGCCCTCCATATGGTACGATAACTCACCAATGGTTATCTATGAAAGTTTCAGCTGCAGAACCCCCGTAATTGGTAGTAAAATTGGGGGAATTCCCGAACTAATTGAAGATGGATTTAATGGTTACCTGTTTGAAGCAGGTAATGTAAATGAACTCCAGAAACTCTTGGAAAATTTAATTGATTCACCCGAAACTCTGAAAAAATTAGAACAAGGAACATACGAATCTGTGCAAAGATACACCATGGACAAGCACATTAAACAGCTAGAAAGAGAATACCAAAAACTTGCTAAATAA
- a CDS encoding DUF2206 domain-containing protein, protein MITEIIKKISSSDVNKLIFTLFCLLIATDLSIFLNIPILREVLGVVFFTTVPGFLILSLLPLHKIKFLKKIVLTFALSIAFLMFFGLGLNFLYLVNIKPFTLVPLLISLNLIIFALMLISFKKNKNLTFDQLFNWEMNLENKSITLAIFPILLPILAIIGTFLMNKMEYNFIILVMLFLIPIYVACLLIFKNKAHHSTYPLAIWLISLALLLLNGLTSNHIFGIDVHHEYAVFNITFSQAFWDVVTNASNAYYLCTSITILPTIYAVLSNINGEYIFKTIYAFIGSLVPLVAYLTFNKYFKKDKAFLAALLIVFQNFFILSLGCTRQLVALLFFFLAVFILFDKEISDKSRKILLIISVWAMIISHYSTAYVALTLLLPIILLPFLKSLVPYLKNLKNKKINFQNFDVIVLIFAFMMVWYGVFAGIQLAAGSGSMEQISSSTASGITADSRDASVLAIFGIGVKSLPNLMSIIANDLVFFAIFLGLLGITLKFKYYRKKMDFGFILGIYLFILLLIMFIIVPMVSKLYGAPRIFLQSLIFLAPAFIIGLDEVAKLLRKVNLSYVLIFVLLVSLFSCSTYLQYYFYGTPYSPHYDSNGKLRGEYFIYDQEIIGAQWLNNSKIDQKIYTDGIGHQRLMLGGIQFNNISQQLFLDNKTIPHGYIYEWNVNIKKGIVYTQLEEEENITNFRNLFIGKFIIYDNGYSRIWD, encoded by the coding sequence ATGATTACAGAGATAATAAAGAAAATAAGCAGCAGCGATGTAAATAAATTGATCTTTACCTTGTTCTGCTTACTAATTGCCACTGATCTGAGTATATTTCTGAATATACCTATCCTACGAGAAGTTTTGGGAGTGGTCTTTTTCACTACCGTGCCCGGATTTTTAATTTTATCTCTACTCCCCTTACATAAAATAAAATTCCTTAAAAAGATAGTGCTGACCTTTGCCCTGAGCATAGCCTTCCTCATGTTCTTCGGGTTAGGCCTGAACTTCCTATACTTGGTAAATATTAAGCCATTCACATTAGTTCCCCTTCTAATCTCATTAAATCTGATTATATTTGCCTTAATGCTGATCTCATTTAAGAAAAATAAGAATTTAACCTTTGATCAGTTGTTTAACTGGGAAATGAACTTGGAAAATAAATCAATCACCCTGGCTATATTCCCTATTCTTTTACCCATCTTAGCCATCATTGGAACCTTTTTAATGAATAAAATGGAGTACAACTTTATCATACTGGTAATGTTGTTTTTAATTCCAATTTACGTGGCTTGTCTTCTGATTTTTAAAAATAAAGCACACCATTCAACTTATCCCCTGGCAATCTGGTTGATAAGCCTGGCACTGCTTTTACTCAATGGATTAACATCCAATCATATTTTTGGAATTGATGTCCACCATGAATACGCCGTGTTTAACATCACCTTTTCCCAGGCCTTCTGGGATGTGGTAACCAACGCCAGTAACGCCTACTACCTCTGTACCAGCATCACCATTCTCCCCACAATATACGCTGTTTTAAGTAACATAAACGGAGAATATATATTTAAGACGATTTATGCCTTCATTGGTTCACTGGTTCCTTTAGTAGCTTATCTTACCTTCAATAAATATTTCAAAAAGGATAAGGCGTTTTTGGCGGCGTTACTTATAGTGTTCCAGAATTTCTTCATACTTTCCCTGGGATGTACACGCCAGTTAGTGGCACTTTTGTTCTTCTTTTTGGCTGTTTTCATCCTGTTTGATAAGGAAATATCCGATAAATCCCGTAAAATATTGCTTATCATTTCAGTATGGGCCATGATAATCTCCCATTACTCCACAGCCTACGTGGCACTGACCCTGTTACTACCCATAATCCTGTTACCCTTCCTGAAGAGTCTGGTGCCTTATTTAAAAAATCTAAAAAACAAGAAGATCAATTTCCAAAATTTTGATGTTATAGTATTGATTTTTGCATTTATGATGGTCTGGTACGGGGTTTTTGCCGGAATACAGTTGGCAGCAGGTTCTGGATCCATGGAACAGATCAGCAGCAGCACTGCCTCAGGAATAACTGCTGACTCCCGGGATGCATCGGTGCTGGCTATCTTCGGTATTGGTGTGAAATCCCTACCCAACCTCATGAGTATAATTGCCAACGACCTGGTATTTTTTGCTATTTTCCTGGGATTACTGGGAATAACCCTAAAATTCAAATATTACCGGAAAAAAATGGACTTTGGCTTTATTTTGGGAATATACCTATTCATATTGTTGTTAATCATGTTCATCATTGTACCCATGGTTTCCAAGTTATACGGTGCTCCCCGCATATTCCTGCAAAGTTTGATATTTTTAGCCCCCGCCTTTATCATAGGCCTGGATGAAGTTGCTAAATTACTTAGGAAGGTTAACCTAAGCTATGTATTGATATTTGTGCTTCTGGTATCCCTCTTTTCATGCAGTACATACCTGCAGTACTATTTCTATGGAACCCCCTATTCTCCCCACTATGATAGCAACGGGAAACTCCGTGGTGAATACTTTATATACGATCAGGAAATAATTGGAGCCCAATGGTTAAACAATTCTAAAATAGACCAGAAGATATACACCGATGGTATTGGACACCAGAGGTTGATGTTAGGTGGAATCCAGTTTAACAATATCAGCCAGCAGTTGTTCCTGGACAATAAAACCATACCCCATGGTTATATCTATGAATGGAATGTGAATATTAAAAAGGGTATTGTGTATACTCAGCTGGAAGAAGAGGAAAACATAACCAATTTCCGTAACTTATTTATAGGGAAATTTATCATCTACGATAACGGCTATTCCCGGATATGGGACTGA
- a CDS encoding glycosyltransferase family 4 protein produces MNPESSRIVFIHNTAMWYRRPFFSLLSEIYPIKFVFTHLDVSKEIYDVEIDDKIEGMKNVDYTILKNYLGIAFGVIKESSGDYDIIVGGSWDSLPEIIETTLYFAIAKLRGKKFVLWTEDWNWNQKTTKRRLVKFFAQIIVKKSDAIILPGTKQKECVIYLGALPSKVFLMPNASNISQPPTQSPEGIIETGTYPDQPVDDYNYEANLYHEYPSFKGKKIVLFVGRLVKQKGVEYLLSAFSTLKKDMSDVVLVIIGKGDYEGELKKMAEDLHIDNDVYFLGHVDNDLLKNYYGPSDLCVVPSITHEMVDAWAFVVNEAMYYGNPVIATDAVGSAVDMIQDGKNGFIVPERDSTALYNSMKLILSQDELRERMGKSSKEIVETNFSYKNMVEGFQKAINFVEK; encoded by the coding sequence ATGAATCCAGAATCATCCCGCATAGTTTTTATCCACAACACAGCCATGTGGTACCGTAGGCCATTTTTCAGTTTATTATCCGAAATTTATCCTATTAAATTCGTTTTCACCCATTTAGATGTGTCTAAAGAGATATATGATGTGGAAATAGATGATAAGATTGAAGGAATGAAAAATGTGGATTATACCATATTAAAAAATTATTTGGGAATTGCTTTTGGAGTTATTAAAGAATCATCAGGAGATTACGATATAATCGTTGGGGGTAGCTGGGATAGTCTACCAGAAATAATCGAAACCACTCTTTATTTTGCCATTGCTAAGTTGAGGGGGAAAAAATTCGTACTATGGACTGAAGATTGGAACTGGAACCAGAAAACCACCAAAAGGAGATTGGTGAAATTTTTTGCCCAGATCATTGTTAAAAAATCTGACGCTATTATCCTCCCGGGAACCAAACAAAAAGAATGTGTTATATATCTAGGGGCTTTACCCTCCAAGGTATTTTTAATGCCCAATGCCAGTAATATTTCACAGCCCCCCACTCAAAGTCCAGAAGGAATCATAGAAACAGGAACTTACCCCGATCAACCAGTAGATGACTATAATTATGAAGCTAATTTATACCATGAATATCCTTCCTTTAAAGGCAAAAAGATTGTACTGTTTGTTGGGCGTTTGGTGAAACAGAAGGGAGTGGAATACTTATTAAGTGCATTTTCCACTCTAAAAAAGGATATGAGTGATGTTGTTCTGGTTATTATTGGTAAAGGAGATTACGAAGGAGAATTAAAAAAAATGGCCGAAGATCTCCACATTGATAATGATGTGTACTTCCTGGGCCACGTTGATAATGATCTCCTAAAAAACTATTATGGCCCTAGTGATCTGTGCGTTGTCCCCTCCATAACCCATGAAATGGTTGATGCCTGGGCTTTTGTTGTTAATGAAGCCATGTACTATGGAAACCCGGTTATTGCCACAGATGCCGTGGGTTCTGCAGTTGATATGATCCAAGATGGGAAAAATGGTTTCATTGTTCCGGAAAGGGATTCCACTGCACTGTATAATTCCATGAAACTTATCCTGTCCCAGGATGAATTGCGGGAAAGGATGGGTAAGTCTTCTAAAGAAATAGTAGAAACTAATTTTTCATACAAAAATATGGTTGAAGGTTTTCAAAAGGCTATTAACTTTGTAGAAAAGTGA
- a CDS encoding glycosyltransferase family 2 protein, producing the protein MNNNDPHVSIIILNWNGWEDTLECLESLYAIDYENYNVIVVDNGSQDDSLEKIREYCQGNLKTESPFFKYNLHNKPINLIELDKDDVDKAEISARVSTKSPNLYLLKNDKNYGFADGNNIGIDFALNNLFTDYLMLLNNDTAVDKDLISPLVKTAESDPKIGLVGPKIYSYDRPNEIQTVGFNIKWSRGEIVSIGHTEKDEGQYDKVTNVDCVSGCLMLIKKEVIQKMGKFLDHEYFLYYEDMDSCVRTRKLGYEIYVVPDSRIWHKTSSTSKKAAQTAGYYTSRNVFIFMKKYSQKNQYRSFLVYFFIYKLWYSIGLNTVYYRDLKAFIPILRGTREGLGWKK; encoded by the coding sequence ATGAATAACAATGACCCTCATGTTTCCATTATAATTTTAAACTGGAATGGCTGGGAAGACACTCTGGAATGCCTGGAATCACTCTATGCCATCGATTATGAAAATTACAATGTAATTGTGGTGGACAACGGATCACAGGATGATTCCTTGGAAAAGATCAGGGAATATTGTCAGGGTAACCTTAAAACTGAGTCACCATTTTTTAAGTATAACCTTCATAACAAACCAATTAATCTAATTGAATTGGATAAAGATGATGTTGATAAAGCAGAGATATCTGCCAGGGTTAGCACCAAATCACCAAATCTTTATCTTCTAAAAAATGATAAGAACTATGGTTTTGCCGATGGAAATAATATAGGGATAGATTTTGCCCTAAATAATCTTTTTACTGACTATTTAATGCTTTTAAACAATGATACTGCTGTTGATAAGGATTTGATAAGTCCTTTAGTTAAAACTGCTGAATCAGACCCTAAAATAGGTCTGGTTGGCCCGAAAATTTATTCCTATGATCGCCCCAATGAGATTCAAACCGTAGGATTTAATATAAAATGGTCCCGGGGTGAAATTGTATCCATTGGTCATACAGAAAAAGATGAAGGCCAATATGATAAAGTAACCAATGTTGACTGTGTATCCGGCTGTTTAATGTTAATTAAAAAGGAAGTGATCCAGAAAATGGGAAAATTCCTGGATCATGAGTACTTTCTGTACTACGAAGATATGGATTCCTGTGTCCGCACTAGGAAATTAGGATACGAGATATATGTTGTTCCGGATTCAAGAATATGGCACAAAACTTCATCCACATCCAAAAAAGCAGCCCAAACTGCGGGTTATTACACCTCCAGAAATGTATTCATTTTCATGAAAAAGTATTCGCAAAAAAACCAGTATCGTTCATTTCTGGTGTACTTCTTTATTTATAAATTATGGTACTCTATAGGGCTCAACACAGTTTATTACAGGGATTTAAAAGCATTTATCCCAATATTAAGGGGTACCAGAGAAGGTTTAGGTTGGAAAAAGTAA